One Kineococcus radiotolerans SRS30216 = ATCC BAA-149 DNA window includes the following coding sequences:
- a CDS encoding IclR family transcriptional regulator, with translation MLTPPSDATPVPASRGDGGVQSVERAFTVLSLLADHGGQLSLSEVADLSGLPLPTAHRLLKTMASSGHVSRLPDRRYGLGPRLIGLGQKATSLLHLWALPHLTRLVDVVGETANLAVLDGSHVVYVAQVPSRHNMRMFTEVGRRVSPHCTGVGKAMLAALDPEQADRVINSLDFTAQTPHTIVTPDALRSALDGVRQQGYAIDDGEQEIGVRCLAVAFQVGPSIAACSVSGPAARLTDETVRAAAPAVAECAQAVAAAMEKNRADQQG, from the coding sequence ATGTTGACGCCGCCGTCCGACGCGACTCCTGTCCCTGCCAGTCGTGGGGATGGCGGCGTGCAATCGGTGGAGCGGGCCTTCACCGTGCTGTCACTGCTCGCCGACCATGGCGGTCAGCTCTCCCTCAGCGAAGTCGCCGATCTCTCGGGGTTGCCGCTGCCGACGGCCCACCGCCTGCTGAAGACCATGGCGAGCAGTGGCCACGTCAGCCGGCTGCCCGACCGGCGCTATGGTCTGGGCCCACGCCTCATCGGCCTGGGACAGAAAGCGACTTCGCTGCTGCACCTGTGGGCCCTGCCTCACCTGACCCGTCTCGTCGACGTCGTGGGGGAGACGGCGAACCTCGCCGTCCTCGACGGAAGTCACGTCGTCTACGTCGCCCAGGTGCCTTCCCGGCACAACATGCGGATGTTCACCGAGGTCGGACGACGGGTCAGCCCGCACTGCACGGGAGTGGGTAAAGCCATGCTCGCCGCGCTGGACCCCGAGCAGGCGGACCGGGTGATCAACTCTCTCGACTTCACCGCCCAGACGCCCCACACCATCGTGACCCCCGACGCCCTCAGGTCCGCCCTCGACGGTGTGCGCCAACAGGGCTACGCGATCGACGACGGTGAGCAGGAGATCGGCGTCCGGTGCCTGGCGGTGGCCTTCCAGGTCGGGCCCTCCATCGCCGCCTGCTCGGTCTCGGGTCCCGCCGCTCGCCTCACCGACGAGACCGTGCGTGCCGCGGCACCCGCCGTCGCCGAGTGCGCCCAAGCCGTCGCCGCCGCGATGGAAAAGAACCGGGCCGACCAGCAGGGGTGA